A genome region from Nicotiana tabacum cultivar K326 chromosome 13, ASM71507v2, whole genome shotgun sequence includes the following:
- the LOC142167985 gene encoding uncharacterized protein LOC142167985 — MPWISFCDILIRLQPVHKCIVVHWIKPDMDNVKINTDGSYLKVEGKAGLGGALRDENEDSIMAFSLPYSCENHNLAEAYAAWTGINWCVQNGFTIVTLELDSLYIVDILRHENTTNYRLSQITDMI, encoded by the coding sequence ATGCCTTGGATTAGCTTCTGTGACATATTGATAAGATTACAACCTGTTCACAAATGCATTGTGGTTCATTGGATTAAACCAGACATGGACAATGTCAAGATTAACACTGATGGAAGCTATCTCAAAGTTGAAGGAAAGGCAGGGCTAGGAGGAGCTCTTAGAGATGAGAATGAAGACAGCATCATGGCTTTCTCACTACCCTACAGTTGCGAAAATCACAACCTTGCTGAAGCATATGCAGCATGGACTGGTATCAATTGGTGTGTGCAAAATGGCTTCACAATAGTCACTCTAGAGTTGGACTCTCTTTATATTGTAGATATCCTTCGTCACGAGAATACAACTAACTACAGGCTTAGTCAGATCACAGACATGATATGA
- the LOC107764344 gene encoding putative trehalose-phosphate phosphatase J, whose amino-acid sequence MTKQNVVVSDPNSGINTATFTAAAVQKPPPAPGSCINISRKTLVEINSGPRINSWVDSMRASSPTHHKCTSLSEDNTSWMVHHPSALDMFEQIISASKGKKMVMFLDYDGTLSPIVDDPDQAFMSDAMRGTVRKLARYFPTAIVSGRCRDKVYSFVQLAELYYAGSHGMDIEGPSKDSKYKKGAQAALFQPASEFLPMIVEVYKELLDKTNSINGVRVENNKFCVSVHFRCVDEKKWGELAQQVKSVLKEYPKLRLSQGRKVLEIRPTIKWDKGKALEFLLESLGYANCTDVFPVYIGDDRTDEDAFKVLRERGQGFGILVSKTPKDTYASYSLLEPSEVMIFLRRLVEWKRLSLRRQSKIQKQLEEIKASLKN is encoded by the exons ATGACTAAACAGAATGTGGTGGTTTCCGATCCTAATTCCGGTATCAACACCGCCACGTTCACGGCGGCAGCGGTGCAGAAACCGCCACCGGCGCCGGGAAGTTGCATCAACATTTCAAGAAAGACACTTGTTGAAATAAATAGTGGTCCAAGAATCAATTCTTGGGTTGATTCAATGAGAGCTTCATCTCCAACTCATCACAAGTGTACTTCTCTTTCTGAAGACAATACTTCTTGGATG GTGCACCATCCATCAGCACTAGACATGTTTGAGCAGATAATCAGTGCTTCTAAAGGAAAGAAAATGGTGATGTTTTTAGACTATGATGGCACCCTTTCCCCCATTGTTGATGACCCTGATCAAGCTTTCATGTCTGATGCT ATGAGAGGAACAGTGAGAAAGCTTGCTAGATATTTCCCAACTGCTATTGTTAGTGGGAGGTGCAGAGATAAg gtATATAGTTTTGTACAATTGGCAGAGTTGTACTATGCTGGAAGCCATGGCATGGATATAGAAGGGCCTTCAAAAGATTCCAAATACAAGAAA GGAGCTCAAGCTGCTCTTTTCCAACCAGCAAGTGAATTTCTTCCAATGATTGTTGAG GTTTACAAAGAACTGTTGGATAAAACAAATTCTATTAATGGTGTTAGAGTGGAGAATAACAAGTTTTGTGTCTCTGTACATTTCCGCTGTGTTGATGAAAAG AAATGGGGTGAACTAGCACAACAAGTAAAGTCAGTGCTAAAAGAATATCCAAAGCTTCGATTAAGCCAAGGGAGAAAAGTATTAGAGATTCGGCCAACTATTAAATGGGACAAAGGAAAAGCTCTTGAATTTTTGCTTGAATCCCTTG GTTACGCTAATTGTACTGATGTCTTTCCTGTATATATTGGAGATGATCGAACTGATGAAGATGCTTTCAAG GTATTAAGAGAAAGAGGGCAAGGTTTTGGCATTCTTgtctccaaaactccaaaagaTACATATGCATCGTATTCTTTACTAGAACCATCCGAG GTTATGATTTTTCTACGACGGTTAGTAGAGTGGAAAAGGTTGTCTTTAAGGAGACAGTCTAAGATTCAAAAGCAACTTGAGGAGATAAAAGCATCTCTAAAGAACTGA